A single window of bacterium DNA harbors:
- a CDS encoding molybdopterin cofactor-binding domain-containing protein: protein MAVSKLFGAKIKRREDPRLITGKATYTDDLQPAGLVHAQIIRSPHAHARIKRIDVEAARRHPGVVAVFTGKDLQGKINPIPTAWLIPNSDLKTPPHPALAVDTVRYVGDGVAVVVAEDRYTARDAAALVRVEYEPLPAVVDQQKAMERGAPQIHTDVPSNLAFKWGVGNAEATAAAFKAAERDGIVVSQRFVNQRLIPNAIETRAVVAQYNSGSGELTAWYTTQNPHIARFLMSVVTGVPEHKVRIIAPEVGGGFGSKIPFYADEAIVAFCAKAIGRPVKWAEDRRENYQSTIHGRDHITDLEVAATRDGMVTALRGKTWANLGAYLSTAAPGVPTILHGLMLTGCYTIPNIEYVVYGVFTNTTPVDAYRGAGRPEATYLIERIVDLVAGTLKMDPAEIRRKNFIPKDKFPYTTAEGLAYDSGDYGPALDKALAMVDYTRLRDEQKRGPKGGKHLGVGLSTYVEICGLGPSAVAGAVGFQGGLWESAVVRMHPTGKATVFTGASPHGQGEETTFAQIVADELGLPIDDIEVVHGDTAQIPMGWGTYGSRTTVVGGAAIALAARRVIEKATKIAAHMLEAAEKDVAFDQGRFSVRGSPDRAKTIQEVTLQAYLAWNLPQGVEPSLEASAFYDP from the coding sequence ATGGCCGTCAGCAAACTGTTCGGGGCCAAGATCAAGCGCCGTGAAGATCCCCGGCTGATCACGGGGAAGGCCACTTACACAGACGACCTTCAGCCGGCCGGGCTCGTGCACGCGCAGATCATTCGGAGCCCGCACGCGCACGCGCGGATCAAGCGCATCGATGTCGAGGCGGCGCGCCGTCACCCGGGCGTCGTCGCGGTCTTTACGGGCAAGGATCTCCAGGGCAAGATCAACCCTATCCCCACCGCGTGGCTCATTCCAAACTCGGACCTCAAGACGCCGCCGCACCCGGCGCTGGCCGTGGATACCGTCCGGTACGTCGGGGATGGCGTGGCCGTGGTCGTCGCGGAGGATCGGTACACGGCGCGGGATGCCGCGGCCCTCGTGCGGGTCGAGTACGAGCCGCTTCCCGCGGTGGTGGACCAGCAGAAGGCGATGGAGCGGGGGGCGCCCCAGATCCACACGGACGTGCCAAGCAACCTGGCGTTCAAGTGGGGGGTGGGCAACGCGGAGGCGACGGCCGCCGCGTTCAAGGCGGCCGAGCGCGACGGGATCGTGGTCTCTCAACGGTTCGTCAACCAGCGCCTGATCCCCAATGCGATTGAAACCCGGGCCGTCGTCGCCCAGTACAACAGCGGCTCGGGCGAGTTGACCGCCTGGTACACGACCCAGAACCCGCACATCGCCCGCTTTCTGATGTCGGTCGTGACCGGTGTCCCCGAGCACAAGGTGCGGATCATCGCCCCCGAGGTCGGTGGCGGGTTCGGCAGCAAGATCCCGTTCTATGCCGACGAGGCCATCGTCGCGTTCTGCGCGAAGGCCATCGGACGTCCGGTGAAGTGGGCCGAGGATCGCCGCGAGAACTACCAGAGCACCATCCACGGCCGCGACCACATCACCGACCTGGAGGTGGCCGCGACGCGCGACGGGATGGTCACGGCGCTGCGCGGCAAGACGTGGGCCAATCTCGGTGCCTACCTCTCCACCGCCGCACCGGGCGTCCCGACGATCCTGCACGGCCTCATGCTGACCGGATGCTATACGATCCCCAACATCGAATACGTCGTGTACGGCGTGTTCACCAACACCACCCCGGTCGATGCCTACCGCGGGGCCGGCCGCCCGGAGGCGACCTACCTCATCGAGCGGATCGTGGACCTGGTGGCGGGCACGCTCAAGATGGATCCCGCTGAGATCCGCCGGAAGAACTTCATTCCGAAGGACAAGTTCCCGTACACAACCGCCGAGGGACTGGCCTACGACAGCGGGGACTACGGTCCGGCCCTGGACAAGGCCCTGGCCATGGTGGACTACACGCGACTGCGGGATGAGCAGAAGCGGGGGCCGAAGGGCGGGAAGCACTTGGGCGTCGGGCTCAGCACCTACGTTGAGATCTGCGGGCTGGGCCCCTCAGCCGTGGCCGGGGCCGTGGGGTTCCAGGGTGGGCTGTGGGAGAGCGCCGTCGTCCGCATGCACCCGACGGGCAAGGCGACGGTGTTCACCGGGGCGTCGCCGCACGGCCAGGGGGAAGAAACCACGTTCGCCCAGATCGTCGCGGACGAACTGGGCCTCCCCATCGATGACATCGAAGTCGTCCATGGGGACACCGCCCAGATCCCGATGGGGTGGGGGACCTACGGGAGCCGCACCACGGTCGTCGGCGGCGCGGCGATCGCGCTGGCGGCGCGTCGGGTGATCGAGAAGGCCACCAAGATCGCCGCGCACATGC